The stretch of DNA TAAACTGGAACTGATATTACTAGTCCCACCAGACGAAGCCTGACTTACAGTTACTCTATTTGAAAATGAATTTGAAGAACAAGTTCCATAATTTGTTTCTACAAAATAAGTTCCAGGTTCACTTACTTCTAAACTTGCCCCTGAAGCAACAAAATCAGATGTAGTAGGGCTTGTTTCTTTAAACCAATTAAATGTAAGTGAAGGATATTGTAATGGAGAATCATTATCTCCTGTTCCTGGATTATCTATAGTTAATAAATAACTTCCACCAGAACAATAAACACCTGTAGAATTTAAATCATTAATAGTAAAAGGTGTATCCTGAATTTTATAATATGCAGGAAAAGCTATAGATCCGCTACTAGTTGCTACGGGATCTGTACTTTTAACTCTAACTTTAAACGCTTCTCCCGCTATGTCTGTAGGAACAGAAAAATTAATCAAAGTACCCGACACGGTAATTGCCCCAGCGGCCGAAGTAAAAAGCACTATAGGAGTTGAAAAATCTCCTGTCTCATTAGAAAGTTCTAACACAAATTGATTAGAAGGGTTTATTAATGCCGCTTCAAAATTAACAGATACGTTATAACTGTTAAACGACGGACTTGCACATGCTGCGCTAAATTGTAAACCAGGTGGGTGTACAATTTGTGCGCTTATATGCCCCGAAAGTAACAGGAGAACAACAACAACAATATTAATAATAGTAAAATTTCGCATACGATATTATTCTCTTTAGTTAATAAAACTTTTAGAAACAATTATCGTTCTAATAACAATATCATTAGAATTGAAAATCACTTTATAATAATTGTTGGTTGGTTTAATAAAAAGAACTCTTTTATAGGTTTAAGGGAGAACTAATAAAATTTTCTTTATTTTAATTTTTGTTACTGTTGGCTGCTATTATTTTATTAATACGTAATCTAAAGTCAGGTCTTTTCTTATTCTTCAAATCAATAAATGTTTCAGAATTCTGACTTTTTGCGTACACATTATAAAAAGATCTGTTCCCATACCAATTCTCTAAGTCTTCATTATTAGAATTATATTCTTTAAATATGTTTCCATTACAATTGTTGAAATACATATCAACAAATTTAATTTTTTCCAAATTCTCTTGATTAATCGTTATCTTATCATCTAATATTACTGCTGGGTTAAATCCAGAAATAACACTTTTATTGATATCAAGCGAAGCATTTTCACCTATAAAAACCGCTTCTTTAATCAAGCCCATTTTAATATGAGTACTTAAATCTGTACTATTATTTAATAAAGTCAAGTTTTTAGCAACTACTTTTGTTCCTTCCTTAGTAAAATCGACTTCTTCTTTTTTATCATATGAAGTAACTTGCAAACATCTTGCACCGCTACTATTAGTAGCATATGGAGATCGAACAGCCAATGAATTATCTAAATTAGATTGTGATCCTAAATTAAACTTAAAGTCATTACTGTTAGAACTGTAAGAAACTGCCTTAAGTAAATTAACTCTTCCTCCTAATATCTCAAAAGAATCTCCTGCACAATAACTTACCATTATATTTTCTAATACTGTTTCATTTCCTACTCCAGCTAATAATATTCCATCAAAATTAAATCCTTTTCTTAATTTTCTTCCTGCATATTCTATTCTCACATACTTTAACACACCTGAACTACTATTGATATTCGTACCACCATAGTTTGTATATCTATAAGAAGATGAATCAAGGTTTAAATATTGTGAAGCAATAGAACCATTTCCGAATTTATTAGTTGGAGCATCACCTAATAAAACCAAACCTCCCCAGTCACCAGCTTTTTTAACACTTCTATTAGAGGTAAAAACTATAGGATCGGTTTCTAAACCTTCTGCCATTATAGTTGCTCCTTTAGCAATAGTTAAAGATCCTTTTGTTTCAAAATCACCAATAATTACAGTTCCAGGTTCTATAGTAAGCGTTGTACTATCTGTAACAAAAACATTACCTAACAACAAGTAAGTATCTCTCTTGTACAATTTCGTGTCTTTGGAAATATTTCCTGTTAGTATTTGACTAGGCTCACCGTAGTCTGTTCTCTTAGGATCAAAATCTGTCCAATTATTTAGCCAGTTTTCTGTACCTATTATTCCTTTTTCTTGCTGGGCTGATGCACTTCCTATCAATAGAAATAACATCATGATTTGGGTTATTTTTTTCATATCAATTAATATTAACACTATGTTTAGTTCAAATCTACAATTATTTGTAATTAAATTCCACCAAAAGCTAATAAATTCGATGAAATGCACAATTATGTAGGAATACACCTATTAATTTATTCGGTATAATGCATGCACATCTTTTAAACACCCCATAGAAATAGAATTGTAATGCTATATTTAGATTTTACTGAACTTATCTTGACTTTTTTCATTCAAACCAAAAGCCATGCTTTTCTTTCTAGATGGCATTTTTTTGCGCATCATAACATCGCTACGATTTAATAAAAACAAAATATGGGAATATAATAGCCTGCCCGATTACAGAACTAAATGATTTTGTAGCAAATCATAAACGATCAATATGGATTCATTGATAAAATCCTTATATAAAAATTAAGACAAAAAGAAAAATCTATTATAATACTATTATGACTTTTGTTTATTTATTTTACACAAAAAAATATGCTTAATAAATTAAACTCGTCACAAAATAGATAATTAAGGTTTAACTTGAATTTTGGTTTTCTGACCTTAAATATTATTAATGAAAATTTTACTAATTATTTATTTTAAATAACAAATAATATGAGTAAATGGTTATTAACGAAATTCACTGTATTCATGCAGTGCCTTCATTGTATCTTCATAAAATATAATGGCCGCTATTAAGTTACTTTTATCTGAATAGGGCAACATGGTCCTTTGAAAATTAAGAGTCGTTTCCAAAAATGCATCCGAAGCTTCAAATTCATCATCCAAAGTCTCTCTATTACTTTTTGTATTAGGAATTCCTAAAGTGACCATTGTCACACCGGGTTTCGTAGCAAATGCTATATAAGGTAAAGTTTTAACTAAAAGTTTTATTCGCTCAACATAAAGTTCTAATAGTTGACCTTTTTGCATGCGATCTAACTCTTCCTTATCATGGTATTTTTTTATACCTACTTTTTCACTGATAATACTCTTAGGTGCATCCTTTTGAGCAAAGCTAGCTCCTGTTATTAAAAATAAGCTAAGACTAAAAAATATAATTTTCATTTTCATATTACAAATTTTCTTGATTATGAAAAACAAAACTATGCAATTTATCTTAAAAAACAACATTTTAACCGATTTTTTTGCGTTTTGTCCTAAATTTTATCAAAATCCATAGTATAGTAGTGAGTTACAATTAAATAAAAATGGCGTAAAAATGAAAATTTTATTTCTAACACTGAATATATTATACAAACTTATATAATGATTTAATATTCTTAAGTCCAAATTAAAGAACAAACCTACTTTGTTAAAAATTATCTATATCCAAGATATTGATCCATCTTCGACTTTGGGAGTCTATATATAGAACATTACGTAAGAGCTTCTTATAGGTTTTACAGTAAATTCCCAAAATAACTTTAAAATTGTTAGAAACGCTTATTTATTATTCATGAATAATAAAGTTTA from Flavivirga spongiicola encodes:
- a CDS encoding T9SS type B sorting domain-containing protein, giving the protein MRNFTIINIVVVVLLLLSGHISAQIVHPPGLQFSAACASPSFNSYNVSVNFEAALINPSNQFVLELSNETGDFSTPIVLFTSAAGAITVSGTLINFSVPTDIAGEAFKVRVKSTDPVATSSGSIAFPAYYKIQDTPFTINDLNSTGVYCSGGSYLLTIDNPGTGDNDSPLQYPSLTFNWFKETSPTTSDFVASGASLEVSEPGTYFVETNYGTCSSNSFSNRVTVSQASSGGTSNISSSLGNPFCSSQGLTTLTATSGASYQWFKDGNEIIDAINRTYETNESGVYSVNVTLGSCSTSASIDLDANQFTSSIDIPEAPVMNLLPASGTLTVTVTDTATNPEYEWYLNETLITGAINNTYEATQVGRYKAVIKQTAGCISSKEYLFEIQETFPDVPNIPNLISPNGDGINDTWVIPQAYISGTNTKITLISSQGEIVFQTNDYQNNWPVEALDFKDVNPVYYYIITTETQQTKKGSITVIK